TCGAGGCGCACGGCCCCGAGGGCGGGCCCCGCGACCTCGACCGCGAGATCTGTAGCCCGTTCGACATCGTAGGTGTCGATGAGCAGTGTCGTCCCGGGCCCCATGGCCTCGATCTGGGACCGGAACGCCTCTTCCTCCGAGTCGTGCAGCAGCGTGAACGCGTGGGCGGCGGTGCCCATGGTCGGCACTCCCCAGGAGCGCCCCGCCTCCAGGTTCGAGGTGGCCGCGAAGCCCGCGATGTAGGCGGCCCGCGCAGCCGCGACGGCGGAGCGCTCACCCGTGCGGCGGGATCCCATCTCGGCGAGCGGGCGCCCTGCTGCCGCAGACACCATCCGGGCGGCCGCGCCGGCGACGGAGGAGTCGTAGTTCAACACGCTGAGCACGAGCGTCTCGAGGATGACACCCTCGGCGAACGACGCTTCGACCGTGAGGATCGGCGAGCCCGGAAAGTACAGCTCGCCTTCGCGGTAGCCGCGGATCGTTCCGCTGAAACGGTAGTCCGCGAGCCAGTCGAGCGTCGCCGGCCGCACCACCTCGTTCTCGCGGAGCCAGTCGAGTTCGGGTTCACCGAACCGGAAATCGCGGATGAGGTCGAGCACCCGACCGGTGCCGGCGACCACCCCGTAGCGCCGGCCGTGCGGAAGGGTTCGCGCGAACACCTCGAACAGGCAGGCGCGGCTTGCCGTGTCATCGGCCAACGCGGCGTCGAGCATGGTCAGCTCGTACCGGTCCGTGAGGAGCGCCGTCGATGTGAGAGGTGCAGTGGCTGGGGGAACCGCGGGGGAGGAGCTCACAGGATCGAGCCTAGCCTGCGGGTAGGCTCGTCAGTTGTGAGCGACGCACCGATTGGCATCTTCGATTCCGGAGTGGGTGGCCTGACCGTCGCCCGGGCCATCCGTGACCAGTTGCCGAACGAATCGCTCCTCTACGTCGGCGACACCGCGCACTCGCCCTACGGCCCGAAACCGCTCGCCGACGTGCGCCGCTTCGCCCTCGCCGTGCTCGACGACCTGGTCGACCAGGGCGTGAAGATGCTGGTCATCGCCTGCAACACAGCGTCGGCGGCGATGCTGCGGGATGCCCGGGAGCGCTATTCGGTTCCTGTCGTCGAGGTGATCCAGCCCGCCGTGCGCGCCGCTGTGACCGCGACGCGCAACCACCGGGTGGGCGTCATCGGCACCACCGCCACCATCACCTCGCGCGCCTACAACGACGCCTTCGCCGCGGCACCGCACCTGGACCTGTCGAGCGTCGCGTGCCCGCGGTTCGTCGACTTCGTCGAGAGCGGCGACACGTCGAGCCCCGAACTGCTCACGGTGGCTGCCGGGTACCTGGCGCCGTTGCAGCAGGCCGGCGTCGACACTCTGGTGCTCGGATGCACGCACTATCCGTTCCTGAAGGGGGCGATCAGCGTGGTGATGGGCGAGAGTGTCACGCTGGTGTCGAGCGACACCGAGACCGCGAATGATGTCTATCGCGAACTGGTCGGTCTCGGCATCCAGCGCACCTCGCGCGACGCGCCGAGCTACCGGTACGAGGCGACGGGCGAGAGTGCCGAAGAGTTCCTGAGGCTCGCGAACCGCTTCCTCGGCCCCGCCGTCTCGTCGGTCGACCTCGTCGAGACCGGCGCTATTGCGCTTCCCGACATCGCCCGCGTGCGCGCCGCCCTCGCTGGGCAGAGCACCGAGCGCCCCGGCATCAAACCTCACCCCCGTTTCAAGGAGAACCGATGACAGACAACACTTCCGCAGCCCTCGTGCGCGCCGACGGCCGGGCGGTCGGCGACCTCCGCCCGGTGACCATCGAGCGCGGCTGGAGCGCGCAGGCCGAAGGCTCGGCGCTGATCTCGTTCGGCAACACGAAGGTGCTCTGCACGGCCTCGTTCACGAACGGCGTTCCGCGTTGGATGTCGGGGAAGGGCAAGGGGTGGGTCACCGCCGAGTACGCGATGCTGCCCCGGTCGACGAACAGCCGGATGGACCGCGAATCGGTCAAGGGCAAGATCGGGGGCCGGACCCATGAGATCTCGCGTCTGATCGGACGGTCGCTCCGCGCGGTCGTCGACATGAAGGCGCTCGGCGAGAACACGATCGTCATCGACTGTGACGTTCTGCAGGCCGACGGCGGTACCCGGACGGCCGCCATCACCGGCGCCTACGTGGCCATGGTCGACGCGATCGAATGGGCCAGGGGCCGCAAGTTCATCGGCCAGAAGGCCCAGCCGCTCATCGACAGCGTCTCGGCGATCTCCGTCGGGATCATCGACGGCGTACCCATGCTCGATCTGGCATATGTCGAAGACGTCCGTGCCGAAACCGACATGAACGTGGTCGTCACCGGCCGCGGACTTTTCGTGGAGGTTCAGGGAACAGCTGAGGGCGCACCGTTCGACCGCGCGGAACTGAATTCGCTGCTGGACCTGGCACTGGTCGGAACCACCGAACTCGCGGCCGCCCAGACCGGTGCCCTCACGAGCAGGGACGACGCGTGACCCGCATGCGCGTGGTGCTCGCCACGCACAACCAGCACAAGGTCGACGAGTTCCAGAAGATCCTCGGCGCGCGGCTGCCGGAGCTCGAGATCGTGAAGTACGAAGGCCCGGAGCCGATCGAAGACGGGGTGACCTTCGCCGAGAACTCTCTGATCAAGGCGCGTGCTGCGGCCCGGCACACCGGGCTCCCGGCCCTCGCAGACGACTCGGGGATCGCTGTCGACATCCTCGGCGGCTCGCCGGGGATCTTCTCGGCGCGCTGGGCCGGGCACGGCCGGGGCGACCAGGCCAACCGTGAGCTGCTGCTCGACCAGCTCGCCGACATTCACGACGACCAGCGCGGGGCGGCGTTCGTCTGCCACATCGCGGTGGTCGTGCCGGCAGGTGCCCCGGGTGACGCGACCGCAGGAGACGCAGCCGCGGCTGACATCGCCTGGGAGGACGTGGCGTCGGGCTTCTGGCGGGGTTCCCTCACCCGGGAGCCTCGCGGAGCGAACGGCTTCGGCTACGACCCGGTGTTCGTGCCGTCAGGGCTCGATGTCACCGCTGCCGAGCTCAGTCCGGAAGAGAAGAACGCGATCAGCCATCGGGCGCTCGCCTTCGAGAACGTTATTCCGCTGCTGAGAATGAACGTCATTCCCAAGTAGTCGCCGGGGGGCCGTGCGGCGCGGTTCCTCTCCTATCCTGTAGGTGATGAGCACACAGAGCACAGGACACAGCGAGGGTCACAGCCACGCGTCCCGGTCGACGAACCGTACGCGGCTCCTCATCGCGATCGGAATCGTCTCGCTGGTGCTGGTCGTCGAGGTGGTCGGCGCACTCGTCAGCGGTTCCCTGGCGCTGCTGGCCGATGCCGGGCACATGCTCTCCGACCTCTTCGGGCTGATCATCGCGCTGGTGGCGTCGATCATCGCCCTCCGCCCGGCCTCCGACCGGCACACCTTCGGGTTCCAGCGCGCGGAGGTGCTTGCGGCTCTCGCCAACGGGCTGATTCTGGTCGTGGTTGCCGTCTTCGTGGGCATCGAAGGCATCTCACGGCTGCTCTCACCCGAAACCGACCACGTGCAGGGCACCCCGATGCTCATCATCGCGTCGATCGGGCTCGTCGCGAACGTCGCGGCGCTGCTGGTGCTCCGCGGGGGCGACCGGCAGTCGTTCAACATGCGTGGTGCCTACCTCGAGGTGCTCGGCGACACCCTCGGCTCGATCGCCGTCATCATCGCAGGCATCGTGATCATCACCACGGGCTTCGTCGCGGCGGACGCCATCGCGTCCCTCGCGATCGCCGTCATGATCGTGCCGCGGGCGTTCGTGCTCATCCGCGATGTGGTGGCGGTGCTCATCCAGTCGGCGCCGAAGGAGACGGATGTGCAGCAGATCCGTCGGCACATCCTGGAGACAGAGGGCGTACTCGAAGTGCACGATGTGCACGTCTGGGCGATCACCTCAGGAGAGCCGGTGTTCTCGGCGCACGTGGTCGTCGACCCACAGATCTTCGCCGCCGGCGAGACGGGGGCGCTGCTCGACCGCCTGTCGGGCTGCCTCACGTCGCACTTCGACGTGGAGCACTCCACGTTCCAGCTCGAGCCGGCGGAGCACGCCGGCCATGAACACGAGCAGCACCGCTAGCGGCCCCTCTGCGAAACGCTCAGCTGGCGTCGCGCTTGCCGGCGACACCGCGGTTGAACACGGTCGGGTCGAGCAGCAACTCCTCGGCCGCACCGGTCGCCTCGACGGACTCGGCGTCGCTGGCGGCGGCCGCCTTCTTGGCCTTCCGCGACGACTGGACGGTGTGGAACACGGTGGGCACCAGTGTCAGCACGACGACGGCCAGCAGCACCACGTCGATGTACTTCTCGCTGAAATCTTTGACCATGGGGATCTGGCCGAGGAAGTAGCCGAGCATGACGATGCCGCCGCCCCAGATGATCGCGCCGATCGCGTTGTAGAGGCTGTACTTGCGGGGATCCATCTTGCCGACGCCCGCCGCGATCGGTGCGAAGGTGCGGACGACCGGCACGAAACGGGCCAGGATCACGGCGAAGCCGCCGTAGCGCTCGAAGAAGGCGTTCGTGCGCTCGACGTTCTTGATGCTGAAGAAGCCCGACTCCTTGCGTTCGAAGATGCGGGGGCCGGCCTTCCGCCCGATGAGGTAGCCGACTTCACCGCCGATGAAGGCGGCGAGGCCGATGGCAGGAGCGACGAAGTAGATGGGCACGCCGATGGTGCCGATGAAGGTCAGGATGCCCGTGAAGAACAGCAGCGTGTCGCCCGGCAGCACGAAACCCACGAGCAGCCCGGTCTCGGCGAAGATGATGAAGCAGATGCCCAGCAGCGCGAACGGCCCGAAACCGTCGATCAGCGTGTTCGGGTCGAGCCAGGGGATCAAGGCAGCGTGCATGGTCAAGCTCCAGTCGTCGGGATCTCAGCGGCCGGCCGCAAGGAATCGGCTTTCTCGCGTACGGGAGAAGGGACTTGAACCCTCACGCTCGAAAGCACAGGTACCTAAAACCTGCGTGTATACCAATTTCACCACTCCCGCGTAGAACACCCCCAGTGTAATGGTTGGCTCTCAGACGCCCGCGCGGAATCCCAGCGATTTGTGAGCAAGGCTCCGCGGCAGGAATCGCGGGATGTAACGGAGCATGACACCGGCCCCGAGAAAGCCCACCACCCCGACCGTTCCCACGGCGAGGGGGAGGCCGGCGACCGCCACGAGGCCGGCGATGAGCACGGGTGCGGCAGCGGATCCGAGGTCCCCGGTGAAGCGGAAGGCCCCGAGGAACGGCGCCGGCGACGTCTTCGGTGCCAGGTCGGCGCCGAGTGTCATCACGATGCCGCTCGAGATGCCGTTCGAGAGCCCGAGAAGGATGGTCAGCACGATGAACCAGCCGACAGCGTGGCCCGTGTCATGGGTGAACGACAGGATCAGCAGGCACGTGCCCATCCCGATCATCGAGGGCAGCGCGCTCCAGAGACGGCCAAACCGGTCCATGATCTGGCCACTGGTGTAGAAGAGGGCGAAGTCGATGGCGGCACCGAGACCCACGATGAGCGCGGTGTTGCTCTCGCCGAGCCCGAGGCTCAGGGCCCAGAGCGGCAGAACGACAGTGCGGCTGGCCCGCAGCGCGCTGACGATGGCGACGCCCGACCCGATCCGCGTCAGCACCCGGCGGTGGGTCCAGATTGTGGTGAAGAGGCCCTCGGCTTCGGCGGCGACGAGGGTCTCGCCGGCATCCGGTTTCACCAGCTTCTCGGTGGGGTCGTCGACGACCAGCAGGAGCACGATGATGGCGACACCGCAGAGCCCCATCACGAAGAACACCGAGAGAGAGGAACCGGTGAGCGCAATGAGGCCCGCCCCGAGGAACGGGCCGATGAACCAGCCCGCCCGGAACGTGCCGCCGAGAGTGGAGAGCGCGCGCGCCCGGTAGGCGACGGGCACGTAACTCGTCATGAAGGCGTGCCGCGCGAGGGCGAAGATCGCGGCGGAGAGCCCGAGCAGGAAGATCCCGATGCCGAACAGCAGAGGCTCGCGGGCGACCAGGCACAGGATGATCGCGACGATCGAGAGCACGGCGGCGTAGATCATCGACCGGCGCTCACCGATCCGGGACACCACCCAGCCGCTCGGGATGTCGCCGACCAACTCGCCGATCATCGTCATGCCCGCAATGAAACCGGCCAGCGCGAGCCCCGCGCCGAGGTTGCCGGCGACCGCGGGGATTATCGGGATGATCGCGCCTTCGCCGATCGCGAAGAGCAGGGCGGGGATGAGAGCGGATGCCGCGACCGACCTGATGCGGAAGGCGGGTGCAGGCACGGCGGGTGCCGCCGCAGCGGGTGCCGGCTCAGAAGTACTCATCAGGCAACCAGTTTAGGCGGGACGTGCATGCACACCCGCACCCGGCCAGCGGAGAGGCGGAGCGGGTAGGCTGGGGGATCGTGTTAGAACTCGACCTCTCTGAGCAGATCAGTGCCCTCCGTTCGACCTTCAGCGACATCACGTCGGTGGTAGATGTCGAGGGCCTCAAGGCTCAGATCGCCGAGCTCAGCGAGCAGGCCGGGGTGCCCGATCTCTGGAACGACACAGAGAAGGCGCAGAAGGTCACCAGCGAACTCTCGCACCGCCAGGCCGAGCTCGCGAAAATCGTCAGCATCGACTCGCGGCTCGACGACCTCGAGATCATGGTCGAGCTCGCGAACGACGAATCCGACGAAGACGCCGTGGCCGAGGCGCAGGCCGAGCTCGCGAGCCTCACCAAACTGCTCGGTGAGCTCGAGGTGCAGACGCTGCTGAACGGGGAGTACGACCCGCGGCCCGCCGTCGTCACGATCCGCGCCGGTGCGGGCGGCGTCGACGCCTCCGACTTCGCCGAGATGCTGCTCCGCATGTACCTCCGCTGGGCCGAGCAGCACGGCCACAAGTCGACGGTGCTCGACACGAGCTACGCCGAAGAGGCGGGCATCAAGAGCGCCACGATCGAGATCGACTCGCCCTACGCGTTCGGCACGCTCTCGGTGGAGGCCGGCACGCACCGTCTGGTGCGCATGAGCCCCTTCAACTCGGCCGGCAAGCGCCAGACGAGTTTTGCCGCCGTCGAGGTGGTTCCGCTGATCGAGACCACCGACGTGGTGGAGGTACCCGAGAACGACATCCGGGTCGACGTCTTCCGCTCGAGCGGGCCGGGTGGCCAGTCGGTCAACACCACGGACTCCGCCGTGCGCATCACGCACCTCCCGACCGGCATCGTGGTCAGCTGCCAGAACGAGAAGAGCCAGATCCAGAACCGCGCCGCGGCCCTCCGGGTGCTGCAGTCGCGGCTGCTGCTGCTGCAGCGCGAGCAGGAGAATGCGACCAAAAAGGAACTCGCGGGCAACATCACGGCGAGCTGGGGCGACCAGATGCGGAGCTACGTTCTCGCTCCCTACCAGATGGTGAAGGATCTGCGCACGGACTACGAGGTCAACAACCCCAGCAACGTCTTCGACGGCGACCTCGACGGGTTCATCTCTGCGGGCATCCGCTGGCGTAAGCGCAAACAGGACTAAGCGTTCACCGAGCCACTTCCCAGCTTCGGAGTCCGGCCTCGCCATTGGGCGAGTCGCTGGGCTGAATGCCCGGTACCGCTGCT
Above is a genomic segment from Subtercola boreus containing:
- a CDS encoding nicotinate phosphoribosyltransferase, with amino-acid sequence MSSSPAVPPATAPLTSTALLTDRYELTMLDAALADDTASRACLFEVFARTLPHGRRYGVVAGTGRVLDLIRDFRFGEPELDWLRENEVVRPATLDWLADYRFSGTIRGYREGELYFPGSPILTVEASFAEGVILETLVLSVLNYDSSVAGAAARMVSAAAGRPLAEMGSRRTGERSAVAAARAAYIAGFAATSNLEAGRSWGVPTMGTAAHAFTLLHDSEEEAFRSQIEAMGPGTTLLIDTYDVERATDLAVEVAGPALGAVRLDSGDLPALVASVRARLDALGNHNTKITVTNDLDEYTIAALAATPVDSYGVGTSVVTGSGSVAAGMVYKLVAHRGDDGEWMSVAKRSAKKSTIGGRKNAVRRLDDRGTATAEVLYVEGLEEAGGSAAAGAERPLLVDLVVDGVPLDEHLGAAGVKRAREHHVEALRELPLSAFRLSRGGEAIIPTEYAAERGR
- the murI gene encoding glutamate racemase; its protein translation is MSDAPIGIFDSGVGGLTVARAIRDQLPNESLLYVGDTAHSPYGPKPLADVRRFALAVLDDLVDQGVKMLVIACNTASAAMLRDARERYSVPVVEVIQPAVRAAVTATRNHRVGVIGTTATITSRAYNDAFAAAPHLDLSSVACPRFVDFVESGDTSSPELLTVAAGYLAPLQQAGVDTLVLGCTHYPFLKGAISVVMGESVTLVSSDTETANDVYRELVGLGIQRTSRDAPSYRYEATGESAEEFLRLANRFLGPAVSSVDLVETGAIALPDIARVRAALAGQSTERPGIKPHPRFKENR
- the rph gene encoding ribonuclease PH, which translates into the protein MTDNTSAALVRADGRAVGDLRPVTIERGWSAQAEGSALISFGNTKVLCTASFTNGVPRWMSGKGKGWVTAEYAMLPRSTNSRMDRESVKGKIGGRTHEISRLIGRSLRAVVDMKALGENTIVIDCDVLQADGGTRTAAITGAYVAMVDAIEWARGRKFIGQKAQPLIDSVSAISVGIIDGVPMLDLAYVEDVRAETDMNVVVTGRGLFVEVQGTAEGAPFDRAELNSLLDLALVGTTELAAAQTGALTSRDDA
- the rdgB gene encoding RdgB/HAM1 family non-canonical purine NTP pyrophosphatase, whose product is MRVVLATHNQHKVDEFQKILGARLPELEIVKYEGPEPIEDGVTFAENSLIKARAAARHTGLPALADDSGIAVDILGGSPGIFSARWAGHGRGDQANRELLLDQLADIHDDQRGAAFVCHIAVVVPAGAPGDATAGDAAAADIAWEDVASGFWRGSLTREPRGANGFGYDPVFVPSGLDVTAAELSPEEKNAISHRALAFENVIPLLRMNVIPK
- a CDS encoding cation diffusion facilitator family transporter, whose product is MSTQSTGHSEGHSHASRSTNRTRLLIAIGIVSLVLVVEVVGALVSGSLALLADAGHMLSDLFGLIIALVASIIALRPASDRHTFGFQRAEVLAALANGLILVVVAVFVGIEGISRLLSPETDHVQGTPMLIIASIGLVANVAALLVLRGGDRQSFNMRGAYLEVLGDTLGSIAVIIAGIVIITTGFVAADAIASLAIAVMIVPRAFVLIRDVVAVLIQSAPKETDVQQIRRHILETEGVLEVHDVHVWAITSGEPVFSAHVVVDPQIFAAGETGALLDRLSGCLTSHFDVEHSTFQLEPAEHAGHEHEQHR
- a CDS encoding DedA family protein; this translates as MHAALIPWLDPNTLIDGFGPFALLGICFIIFAETGLLVGFVLPGDTLLFFTGILTFIGTIGVPIYFVAPAIGLAAFIGGEVGYLIGRKAGPRIFERKESGFFSIKNVERTNAFFERYGGFAVILARFVPVVRTFAPIAAGVGKMDPRKYSLYNAIGAIIWGGGIVMLGYFLGQIPMVKDFSEKYIDVVLLAVVVLTLVPTVFHTVQSSRKAKKAAAASDAESVEATGAAEELLLDPTVFNRGVAGKRDAS
- a CDS encoding MFS transporter; its protein translation is MSTSEPAPAAAAPAVPAPAFRIRSVAASALIPALLFAIGEGAIIPIIPAVAGNLGAGLALAGFIAGMTMIGELVGDIPSGWVVSRIGERRSMIYAAVLSIVAIILCLVAREPLLFGIGIFLLGLSAAIFALARHAFMTSYVPVAYRARALSTLGGTFRAGWFIGPFLGAGLIALTGSSLSVFFVMGLCGVAIIVLLLVVDDPTEKLVKPDAGETLVAAEAEGLFTTIWTHRRVLTRIGSGVAIVSALRASRTVVLPLWALSLGLGESNTALIVGLGAAIDFALFYTSGQIMDRFGRLWSALPSMIGMGTCLLILSFTHDTGHAVGWFIVLTILLGLSNGISSGIVMTLGADLAPKTSPAPFLGAFRFTGDLGSAAAPVLIAGLVAVAGLPLAVGTVGVVGFLGAGVMLRYIPRFLPRSLAHKSLGFRAGV
- the prfB gene encoding peptide chain release factor 2; translation: MLELDLSEQISALRSTFSDITSVVDVEGLKAQIAELSEQAGVPDLWNDTEKAQKVTSELSHRQAELAKIVSIDSRLDDLEIMVELANDESDEDAVAEAQAELASLTKLLGELEVQTLLNGEYDPRPAVVTIRAGAGGVDASDFAEMLLRMYLRWAEQHGHKSTVLDTSYAEEAGIKSATIEIDSPYAFGTLSVEAGTHRLVRMSPFNSAGKRQTSFAAVEVVPLIETTDVVEVPENDIRVDVFRSSGPGGQSVNTTDSAVRITHLPTGIVVSCQNEKSQIQNRAAALRVLQSRLLLLQREQENATKKELAGNITASWGDQMRSYVLAPYQMVKDLRTDYEVNNPSNVFDGDLDGFISAGIRWRKRKQD